A window from Sphingobium sp. EM0848 encodes these proteins:
- a CDS encoding GFA family protein, producing MPMPPFPVEGGCRCGRVRFRLTQAPWAEAACHCLGCQKMTGSAFSTSLIMPADGFELIAGDTVIGGLHGEDVHHHHCDWCKSWVFTRPAADLGFVNVRATLLDDAGWFAPWMETQTAEKLPWAQTGAAVSFERFPALEDYQGLIALYRAERVQ from the coding sequence ATGCCCATGCCCCCATTCCCCGTTGAAGGCGGCTGCCGTTGCGGCCGCGTCCGTTTCCGGCTGACGCAGGCGCCATGGGCGGAGGCGGCCTGCCATTGCCTTGGCTGCCAGAAAATGACGGGCAGCGCCTTTTCGACCAGCCTGATCATGCCCGCCGACGGCTTCGAACTGATTGCCGGGGACACGGTGATCGGCGGCCTTCATGGCGAGGATGTCCATCATCACCATTGCGACTGGTGCAAGAGCTGGGTCTTCACCCGGCCAGCGGCGGACCTCGGCTTCGTCAATGTCCGGGCGACGCTGCTCGACGACGCAGGCTGGTTCGCGCCATGGATGGAAACGCAGACCGCCGAGAAGCTGCCCTGGGCGCAAACCGGCGCGGCGGTCAGTTTCGAACGCTTTCCAGCATTGGAGGATTATCAGGGCCTTATCGCCCTTTATCGGGCCGAGCGGGTTCAATAA
- a CDS encoding polyketide cyclase, whose translation MLPARTFSITIDHEWQALYDRIWQPEFFPKWASGLAESALRRDGEHWLADGPEGPIRIRFTPHNPHGVMDHHVDLGQGEIVYVPLRVIQNGNGAEVMLTLFRQPGMDDERFAADIRWINRDLKALKNLIEG comes from the coding sequence ATGTTACCCGCCCGCACCTTCAGCATCACGATCGATCATGAATGGCAGGCGCTTTACGACAGAATCTGGCAGCCGGAATTTTTCCCGAAATGGGCCTCGGGCCTTGCGGAATCCGCGCTTCGCCGGGATGGGGAGCATTGGCTGGCGGATGGCCCGGAAGGCCCGATCCGCATCCGCTTCACGCCGCATAACCCCCATGGCGTGATGGATCACCATGTCGACCTCGGGCAGGGCGAGATAGTCTATGTGCCCTTGCGCGTGATCCAGAATGGCAATGGCGCGGAGGTCATGCTGACGCTCTTCCGCCAGCCGGGCATGGATGATGAGCGTTTCGCCGCCGACATCCGATGGATCAATCGCGACCTCAAGGCGCTGAAGAATCTGATTGAAGGATGA